The Neodiprion fabricii isolate iyNeoFabr1 chromosome 4, iyNeoFabr1.1, whole genome shotgun sequence genome window below encodes:
- the LOC124179778 gene encoding very-long-chain 3-oxoacyl-CoA reductase-like, whose product MVLSCWEKITIVVVAAVGLRILIRASGLAWKKLIAPQLGLGLDVASQGRWAVVTGATDGIGKAFAEALAAKGLDILLVSRSLPKLEQVATDIKQRFGIETRVLEADLTQGQPVYAKIATCVEELEVGVLVNNAGTSYEHPEVFTNLSEETIARILQLNVAGVTGVARAILPGMMERRKGVIINISSTSAAIPSPYLSVYSASKSYVDKLSADLAVEAAPRGVTVQCVLPGPVATKMSKIRRSTWMAPSPEKFVESLLKTVGIESRTTGYFPHSLLIGTINAIRCVCDKAAIWLIARTMLNLRNRALRKKDKDEQKTVESIPNRPTQATTD is encoded by the exons ATGGTGCTGTCCTGCTGGGAGAAAATCACGATCGTTGTGGTGGCAGCGGTAGGACTGAGGATCCTGATTCGGGCGAGTGGCCTCGCCTGGAAAAAGCTGATCGCCCCGCAGCTTGGCCTTGGACTTGACGTCGCTTCCCAAGGTCGTTGGGCCGTCGTCACGGGCGCGACGGACGGAATCGGGAAGGCCTTCGCCGAGGCACTGGCTGCCAAAGGTTTGGACATACTTTTGGTCTCCAGGTCACTGCCGAAGCTAGAGCAGGTCGCCACCGACATAAAACAGCGGTTTGGAATCGAGACTCGAGTCCTCGAGGCCGATCTGACGCAAGGGCAGCCCGTGTATGCGAAAATCGCAACGTGCGTCGAGGAGCTCGAG GTTGGCGTCTTGGTGAACAACGCGGGCACGAGCTACGAGCATCCGGAAGTGTTCACGAATCTCTCAGAGGAGACGATCGCTCGTATACTGCAGCTCAATGTTGCCGGAGTGACGGGGGTTGCCCGGGCAATACTTCCAGGAATGATGGAGCGCCGGAAGGGGGTGATAATAAACATCAGTTCGACGTCAGCGGCCATTCCTAGTCCCTATTTGTCCGTCTATTCGGCGAGCAAATCGTACGTTGACAAATTGAGTGCCGATCTTGCGGTCGAAGCTGCGCCACGTGGTGTTACGGTGCAATGCGTTCTTCCGGGTCCGGTTGCCActaaaatgtcgaaaatcag GAGGTCAACTTGGATGGCACCGTCGCCGGAAAAGTTCGTCGAGTCGTTATTGAAGACGGTGGGCATCGAATCTCGAACAACGGGCTATTTTCCGCACTCTCTGCTAATCGGTACAATCAACGCGATTCGGTGCGTGTGCGACAAAGCGGCAATTTGGCTGATCGCGAGAACGATGTTGAACCTCAGGAACCGCGCTCTGAGGAAAAAGGACAAGGACGAGCAGAAGACCGTCGAATCGATTCCGAATCGACCGACTCAAGCCACGACTGATTGA